One segment of Sinorhizobium sp. BG8 DNA contains the following:
- a CDS encoding class I SAM-dependent methyltransferase gives MLVTVDECLPALRCPRTKTELRRIDAEKLSSAQAADGNSEEYRIVGGKPILIDFSDSVLSEEAVFKTSAESPIERASYGGVKAGIKRLLSPRKAGTRENVRRMIADIEKRPKPVRLLVVGGGSVGQGMEPIYDHPDIKVYGFDVYSTPHVQFIADAHHMPLADDFFDVVIIQAVLEHVLQPAQVVAEIWRVLRPDGLVYAETPFMQQVHEGAFDFTRFTESGHRYLFRNFERISSGASGGPGIQFMWSADYLARSLFRSVKAGKVAKLLFFWTQYLDRLIPQPYAQDGASGVYFYGRKAQEPITPRAIISHYQGAQRGKH, from the coding sequence ATGCTTGTCACCGTAGATGAATGCCTTCCCGCCCTTCGCTGCCCCCGCACAAAAACCGAACTGCGCAGAATAGACGCGGAAAAGTTATCTAGTGCGCAAGCCGCCGACGGCAATAGCGAAGAATACAGGATCGTCGGCGGCAAGCCGATCCTCATCGATTTTTCCGATTCCGTTCTGTCCGAGGAGGCCGTCTTCAAGACGAGCGCCGAGAGCCCTATCGAGCGCGCCTCCTACGGCGGCGTCAAGGCAGGCATCAAACGGCTGCTGTCGCCGCGCAAGGCCGGCACGCGCGAGAACGTCCGCAGGATGATCGCCGATATAGAAAAGAGGCCGAAGCCCGTGCGACTGCTGGTCGTCGGCGGCGGCAGCGTCGGCCAGGGAATGGAGCCGATCTACGATCACCCCGACATCAAGGTCTACGGCTTCGACGTCTATTCCACGCCGCATGTGCAGTTCATCGCCGATGCACACCACATGCCGCTAGCCGACGATTTCTTCGACGTCGTGATCATCCAGGCCGTGCTCGAGCATGTGCTGCAACCGGCGCAGGTGGTTGCCGAGATCTGGCGCGTGTTGCGGCCGGACGGGCTTGTCTATGCCGAGACACCGTTCATGCAGCAGGTGCACGAGGGGGCGTTCGACTTCACCCGGTTCACGGAGAGCGGTCACCGCTATCTGTTCCGGAACTTCGAGCGGATCTCCTCGGGGGCGAGCGGCGGGCCGGGTATCCAGTTCATGTGGTCGGCAGACTACCTCGCCCGCAGCCTGTTCCGCTCTGTCAAGGCCGGCAAGGTGGCCAAGCTCCTCTTCTTCTGGACGCAGTACCTCGACCGGCTGATCCCCCAGCCCTATGCGCAGGACGGCGCGAGCGGCGTCTATTTCTATGGCCGCAAGGCGCAGGAGCCGATCACGCCGCGCGCGATCATCAGCCACTACCAGGGCGCCCAGCGCGGCAAGCACTGA
- a CDS encoding DeoR/GlpR family DNA-binding transcription regulator, which translates to MLTEQRKALITQRLDRDGEIVAKALASELGLSEDTIRRDLRELAAEGRLKRVHGGALPMSPALPDLTARQTVATEEKQALARRAAALIEPRQVVFLDGGTTTAEIARALPRHFIFTVVTHSPTIACELERHPTAEVVLIGGKLFTHSMVAMGAAALAAIRALRADIFFMGVTAAHTAEGFSTGDMEEAATKRTIAENSAATYVLLTQAKLNAASPWKIMPITAADGIIVPPGLPAGTLDPYRSLDIEIIEA; encoded by the coding sequence ATGCTCACGGAACAGAGAAAAGCCCTGATCACGCAACGCCTTGATCGCGACGGCGAAATCGTCGCCAAGGCACTTGCCTCGGAACTCGGCCTGTCGGAGGACACGATACGGCGAGACCTGAGGGAACTGGCGGCAGAGGGCCGGCTGAAGCGGGTTCACGGCGGCGCGCTTCCCATGAGCCCGGCACTGCCGGACCTGACCGCCCGCCAGACGGTCGCGACCGAGGAGAAGCAGGCGCTGGCGCGCCGCGCGGCGGCGTTGATCGAGCCGCGCCAGGTCGTCTTCCTCGACGGCGGCACGACGACGGCCGAGATCGCGCGCGCCCTGCCGCGCCATTTCATCTTCACCGTGGTGACCCACAGCCCGACGATCGCCTGCGAACTCGAAAGGCACCCGACCGCCGAGGTCGTGCTGATCGGTGGCAAACTCTTCACGCATTCGATGGTCGCGATGGGCGCCGCAGCGCTTGCGGCCATCCGCGCGCTTCGCGCCGATATCTTCTTCATGGGGGTGACGGCCGCGCACACGGCCGAGGGCTTTTCGACCGGCGATATGGAGGAAGCCGCGACCAAGCGCACGATCGCCGAAAATTCGGCCGCGACCTATGTGCTCCTGACCCAGGCGAAGCTGAACGCCGCCTCCCCCTGGAAGATCATGCCGATCACCGCGGCGGACGGCATCATCGTTCCGCCGGGCCTGCCCGCCGGGACGCTCGACCCCTACCGCTCACTCGACATCGAAATCATCGAGGCCTGA
- a CDS encoding DUF4406 domain-containing protein, translating to MLILIAGPYRSGTGDDPAKMAENLKALEAPSYALFKAGHVPMIGEWVALPVWHAAGGGKVGDDLYEEIFHPVAGRLLQLCEGVLRLPGSSKGADNDVRIATERGIPVWYRLEDVPGCGTLAA from the coding sequence ATGCTGATCTTGATTGCTGGCCCATACCGCTCGGGCACCGGCGACGATCCGGCGAAGATGGCCGAAAATCTGAAGGCGCTCGAGGCGCCGTCCTACGCGCTTTTCAAGGCCGGCCATGTGCCCATGATCGGGGAGTGGGTTGCCTTGCCGGTCTGGCATGCGGCCGGCGGCGGCAAGGTGGGGGATGATCTCTACGAGGAAATCTTTCATCCGGTCGCGGGCCGCCTGCTGCAGTTGTGCGAGGGTGTGCTGCGATTGCCCGGCAGTTCGAAGGGCGCAGACAATGATGTGAGGATCGCGACCGAGCGCGGAATTCCCGTCTGGTATCGCCTGGAAGACGTGCCGGGCTGCGGCACCCTGGCAGCCTGA
- a CDS encoding asparaginase: MSNPVLVEVTRGRLVESRHRGIVAVVDGSGKLVRAIGDVDAAVFPRSACKAMQALPLVESGTADAFGFGDRELALACASHSGEPEHIAVAAGMLAAAGKDVSSLECGSHWSFDQSVLIGQARTIDRPTALHNNCSGKHAGFVCTACHTGTDPRGYVGYDHPVQAEIRGVMENLTGSLLAHDNCGTDGCSIPSYAVPLRNLAHGFARMATGEGLAPLRANASRRLLEACMAEPFYVAGSHRACTRLMQTAPGRIFAKTGAEGVFCAAIPEKGIAIALKCEDGTTRAAEAMIAAVLAGFFAAEPDLHQALMAQANRPLRNWNGIHVGDIRVTEALA; encoded by the coding sequence ATGTCGAATCCGGTTCTGGTGGAGGTCACGCGCGGCCGGCTCGTGGAGAGCCGCCATCGCGGCATTGTTGCCGTGGTGGACGGGAGCGGAAAGCTCGTCCGCGCGATCGGCGATGTCGATGCCGCTGTCTTCCCCCGTTCGGCCTGCAAGGCGATGCAGGCCCTTCCGCTGGTCGAGAGCGGCACTGCGGATGCATTCGGGTTCGGTGACAGGGAACTTGCTCTTGCCTGCGCCTCCCACAGTGGCGAACCGGAGCATATCGCGGTTGCCGCAGGCATGCTCGCTGCGGCCGGCAAGGACGTCTCCTCGCTCGAATGCGGATCGCACTGGTCCTTCGACCAGTCGGTGCTGATCGGCCAGGCGCGCACGATCGACAGGCCGACGGCGCTTCACAACAACTGTTCCGGCAAGCATGCCGGTTTCGTCTGCACCGCGTGCCACACGGGGACAGATCCGCGCGGCTATGTCGGCTACGATCACCCCGTGCAGGCGGAGATCCGAGGCGTGATGGAGAACCTGACGGGCTCCCTGCTTGCGCACGACAATTGCGGCACGGACGGTTGCTCGATCCCCAGCTATGCGGTTCCGCTGAGAAATCTTGCACATGGTTTTGCCAGGATGGCGACGGGCGAGGGGCTGGCACCCTTGCGCGCCAACGCCTCGAGGCGACTGCTGGAGGCCTGCATGGCCGAGCCATTCTACGTGGCCGGCTCGCATCGTGCCTGCACCCGGCTCATGCAGACCGCGCCCGGACGCATCTTTGCCAAGACCGGTGCCGAGGGCGTGTTCTGCGCCGCAATTCCGGAGAAGGGCATAGCGATCGCGCTGAAATGTGAGGATGGCACGACGCGGGCTGCCGAGGCGATGATTGCAGCCGTTCTGGCGGGGTTCTTCGCAGCCGAGCCCGACCTGCACCAGGCGCTGATGGCCCAGGCAAACCGCCCCTTGCGAAACTGGAACGGCATCCACGTCGGCGATATCCGCGTTACCGAGGCGCTTGCCTGA